One window from the genome of Hyphomonas neptunium ATCC 15444 encodes:
- a CDS encoding FtsB family cell division protein, which produces MVSRLQALGLSLLVLYFAFHAFAGEKGLGRWTDAQIELETRKTELVEMQQEIERLRVDIRRLTPGSVDPDYVEALARDKLAFVYPGEIVLLTPERSSAN; this is translated from the coding sequence ATGGTTTCACGGCTCCAGGCCCTCGGGCTCAGTCTTCTTGTGCTCTACTTTGCCTTCCACGCGTTCGCGGGGGAGAAGGGGCTCGGACGTTGGACGGATGCCCAAATAGAACTCGAAACCCGCAAGACCGAACTCGTTGAAATGCAACAGGAAATCGAGCGCCTCCGCGTCGACATCCGCCGGTTGACGCCGGGTTCTGTCGATCCCGATTATGTCGAAGCGCTCGCCCGTGATAAGCTGGCATTCGTATATCCGGGAGAGATCGTTCTCCTTACACCAGAACGTAGCTCTGCAAATTGA
- a CDS encoding putative bifunctional diguanylate cyclase/phosphodiesterase, producing the protein MTYFVHLWIGACLWTSICLLLWIPGDIIDKLTGGAILLGILINGSLSYNESRLQAIATCLPAIIGAAIMIGWAIFDPHLGEREKVVGCAALFTLVAYLVTGAHKSVKTREILRTLVTKTTRLAAEDPLTGLRNRRSFLDVVEAHAGTGADYFIAFVDLDRFKPLNDEFGHALGDEVLRTVANRLEDHPFVLAAARLGGDEFAVLCAVPGEPGEAARQMSILHSGLSAPIRSEAGSVSVGASIGWGRAGIAGTQVSDVLHSADVAMRRAKVEHLGVVEFDPVADSAALTSSAIEIAFRHALATGRIRGALQPIVSVNDGRIVAMELLARWPKSGFPRDPAPQDFIPIAERLGLLNDILWATLRQALPSLTGTSWLLAINVSPSQLISSQFLPKLSAIIAQHGIPPERIELEITEQVAFRNVDQNCAVLDEARALGFRVVLDDFGAGYSSLAMLDRLPLDKIKLDRAFVGELRERTEIQKILKATVSLAHELGMTCSVEGIECAETAAMVAAFGCDQMQGYWIGMPELIEQAPVLLELAS; encoded by the coding sequence GTGACTTACTTCGTTCACTTGTGGATCGGCGCCTGCCTCTGGACTTCCATCTGTCTCCTTCTGTGGATACCGGGAGACATAATCGACAAGCTGACAGGGGGCGCCATTCTGCTCGGCATACTGATCAACGGGTCGCTCTCCTACAATGAGAGCCGGCTGCAAGCCATCGCAACTTGTCTTCCGGCAATCATCGGTGCAGCCATCATGATCGGCTGGGCTATTTTCGATCCCCATCTGGGGGAAAGAGAGAAGGTTGTCGGCTGTGCAGCCCTTTTCACGCTTGTTGCTTACCTTGTCACAGGCGCACACAAGAGCGTTAAAACGCGCGAAATCCTGCGTACGCTTGTAACGAAAACGACGCGTCTCGCTGCGGAAGACCCCCTCACGGGGCTGCGTAACCGGCGGTCTTTCCTTGATGTGGTCGAGGCCCACGCCGGGACGGGCGCCGACTACTTCATCGCTTTCGTAGATCTGGACCGCTTCAAGCCTTTGAATGATGAGTTTGGCCATGCCCTCGGTGATGAAGTCCTGAGGACGGTCGCCAATCGTCTTGAAGATCACCCGTTCGTGCTGGCCGCAGCGCGCCTCGGGGGGGACGAATTTGCGGTGCTGTGTGCGGTCCCCGGAGAGCCAGGGGAGGCCGCCCGGCAGATGTCCATCCTGCATAGCGGCCTCTCGGCGCCCATCCGGTCCGAGGCAGGATCTGTCTCCGTCGGTGCATCAATTGGTTGGGGCCGGGCGGGCATTGCGGGCACGCAGGTGTCAGATGTTCTGCACTCGGCTGATGTCGCGATGCGCCGCGCCAAGGTGGAGCACCTCGGCGTGGTCGAGTTCGACCCCGTTGCCGATTCTGCCGCGCTGACATCTTCCGCCATTGAGATCGCTTTTCGCCATGCGCTGGCAACCGGCCGCATTCGCGGAGCGCTGCAGCCAATCGTATCGGTAAATGACGGCCGGATCGTTGCGATGGAGCTACTGGCGCGCTGGCCCAAGAGTGGTTTCCCGCGAGATCCCGCGCCGCAGGACTTCATTCCGATTGCCGAACGCCTCGGCCTGCTGAATGACATTCTGTGGGCAACCCTGCGCCAGGCGCTCCCCTCGCTTACCGGGACGAGCTGGTTGCTCGCCATCAATGTCTCACCGTCCCAGCTCATCTCCAGCCAGTTCCTGCCAAAGCTCAGTGCCATCATAGCGCAGCATGGTATCCCGCCAGAGCGAATCGAACTTGAGATCACAGAACAGGTCGCCTTCCGCAATGTCGACCAGAACTGCGCCGTGCTTGACGAGGCCCGGGCGCTCGGCTTCCGGGTCGTGCTGGACGATTTCGGCGCCGGCTATTCGTCTCTTGCCATGCTCGACAGGCTGCCGCTCGACAAGATCAAGCTTGATCGTGCCTTCGTCGGTGAACTCAGGGAGCGCACGGAAATCCAGAAAATCCTGAAAGCGACGGTGTCGCTGGCGCATGAGCTGGGCATGACGTGTTCGGTTGAGGGAATCGAATGCGCCGAGACGGCGGCCATGGTCGCCGCTTTTGGGTGCGATCAGATGCAAGGCTACTGGATCGGGATGCCGGAGCTTATCGAGCAAGCCCCTGTTTTGCTTGAGCTTGCGAGCTGA
- the pdhA gene encoding pyruvate dehydrogenase (acetyl-transferring) E1 component subunit alpha translates to MATKPKSAKKAPAKATKAEMLAFYREMLLIRRFEEKAGQLYGMGKIAGFCHLYIGQEAVVTGMQACLKEGDQVITGYRDHGHMLACQMDPKGVMAELTGRVGGYSRGKGGSMHMFSKEKNFYGGHGIVGAQVPLGTGLAFANKYRGNDNVSLAYFGDGAANQGQVYEAFNMASLWKLPVVYVIENNMYAMGTSVERHASEVELFKRGISFEIEGEEVDGMDVLAVREAGEKAVKHARAGKGPYILEMKTYRYRGHSMSDPAKYRKREEVDDIRSHHDPIEGLKGQILEQGHATEDELKKIDNEIKAIVKEAADFSLESPEPDASELWTDVLIEEAV, encoded by the coding sequence ATGGCAACAAAACCAAAGAGTGCAAAAAAGGCACCCGCTAAGGCCACTAAGGCCGAAATGCTTGCCTTCTACCGGGAGATGCTGCTGATCCGGCGCTTCGAGGAGAAGGCTGGCCAGCTTTACGGCATGGGCAAGATCGCCGGCTTCTGCCACCTCTATATCGGGCAGGAAGCGGTCGTTACCGGCATGCAGGCCTGCCTCAAAGAGGGCGACCAGGTCATTACCGGTTACCGCGACCACGGCCACATGCTGGCCTGTCAGATGGACCCCAAGGGCGTCATGGCCGAGCTGACCGGACGGGTCGGCGGCTATTCGCGCGGCAAGGGCGGCTCCATGCACATGTTCTCGAAAGAGAAGAATTTCTATGGCGGCCACGGTATCGTCGGCGCGCAGGTGCCTCTGGGCACGGGCCTTGCCTTCGCCAACAAGTATCGCGGCAACGATAATGTCAGCCTCGCTTACTTCGGCGACGGCGCAGCCAATCAGGGCCAGGTCTACGAAGCCTTCAACATGGCCTCCCTCTGGAAGCTGCCGGTTGTCTACGTGATCGAGAACAACATGTACGCCATGGGCACGAGCGTTGAGCGCCATGCCTCGGAAGTCGAGCTGTTCAAGCGCGGCATCTCCTTCGAGATCGAAGGCGAGGAAGTCGACGGCATGGATGTGCTGGCGGTGCGCGAAGCCGGCGAGAAGGCGGTGAAGCATGCGCGCGCCGGAAAAGGCCCCTATATCCTCGAGATGAAGACCTATCGCTATCGCGGCCACTCGATGTCCGACCCTGCGAAGTATCGCAAGCGGGAAGAGGTCGACGACATCCGCTCGCACCATGACCCGATTGAGGGCCTCAAAGGCCAGATCCTTGAGCAGGGCCACGCCACCGAGGACGAGCTGAAAAAGATCGACAACGAGATCAAGGCCATCGTGAAGGAGGCTGCGGATTTCTCCCTGGAGAGCCCGGAGCCCGACGCGAGCGAGCTGTGGACAGATGTTCTGATCGAAGAGGCGGTGTGA
- a CDS encoding CaiB/BaiF CoA transferase family protein, with protein MAQGPLAGVKIVEFAGIGPGPFCGMLLSDMGADVIRIDRPGNGKPGRAEDVVGRGRRSIGLNLKDPADVEVALKLIAQADALIEGFRPGVMERNGLGPDVALARNPKLVYGRMTGWGQTGALSHSAGHDLNYIAITGALHAMGDGDGRPRPPLNLVGDYGGGALYLAMGVLAAIINVKNGGKGQVIDVAMSDGAASLTAMFWGMRAMGVWTDDREANMLDGGAHFYDTYETKDGKWISLGSIEPQFYAILREKAGLTDAAYDAQMDRSKWPELKKKVMAAIKTKTQAEWNEIMEGTDICYAPVLSMADAPTYKHNVDRGTFVEIEGVVQPAPAPRFSETPGAIQGRPPGLGEHTEAILKDWGVSR; from the coding sequence ATGGCTCAAGGGCCGCTCGCGGGCGTAAAGATTGTTGAATTTGCGGGCATCGGGCCTGGGCCGTTCTGCGGCATGCTTCTCTCGGATATGGGCGCGGATGTGATCCGCATCGACCGTCCGGGCAATGGCAAGCCGGGCCGGGCCGAAGATGTGGTCGGCCGTGGCCGCCGCTCGATTGGCCTCAACCTGAAAGATCCGGCAGATGTCGAAGTCGCCCTGAAGCTGATCGCGCAGGCCGACGCCCTGATCGAAGGCTTCCGCCCCGGCGTGATGGAGCGCAACGGCCTTGGCCCGGATGTGGCGCTCGCGCGTAATCCGAAGCTCGTCTACGGCCGCATGACCGGCTGGGGCCAGACCGGCGCGCTCTCCCATTCCGCAGGCCATGACCTCAACTACATCGCGATCACCGGCGCCCTCCATGCGATGGGCGATGGCGATGGCCGTCCGCGTCCGCCGCTGAACCTTGTCGGCGATTATGGTGGCGGCGCGCTCTATCTCGCGATGGGCGTTCTGGCGGCGATCATCAATGTGAAGAATGGCGGTAAGGGCCAGGTGATCGACGTGGCGATGTCGGACGGCGCCGCCTCGCTGACGGCCATGTTCTGGGGCATGCGCGCCATGGGCGTGTGGACCGACGACCGCGAAGCCAACATGCTCGATGGCGGCGCCCACTTCTACGACACCTACGAAACCAAAGACGGCAAGTGGATCTCGCTCGGCTCCATCGAGCCGCAATTCTACGCCATCCTGCGCGAAAAAGCCGGCCTCACCGACGCCGCCTATGACGCCCAGATGGACCGCTCCAAATGGCCTGAGCTGAAGAAGAAGGTCATGGCGGCCATCAAGACCAAGACCCAGGCCGAGTGGAACGAGATCATGGAAGGCACGGACATCTGCTACGCGCCGGTGCTCTCCATGGCCGACGCGCCGACCTACAAGCACAACGTGGATCGCGGCACCTTCGTCGAGATCGAGGGTGTGGTGCAGCCTGCGCCCGCGCCGCGTTTCTCGGAGACGCCGGGCGCTATTCAGGGCCGCCCGCCGGGCCTGGGTGAGCATACCGAAGCGATCCTCAAGGATTGGGGCGTTTCCCGCTGA
- a CDS encoding pyruvate dehydrogenase complex E1 component subunit beta: MSVDILMPALSPTMEEGTLSKWLKKEGDAIKSGDVIAEIETDKATMEVEAVDEGVLAKIVVPEGTENVKVNAVIAVLAEDGEDVSKEASSKPKEEKAEAASESEEVKESKQAVPEQEDPKPKAPEQPRAAIVKDPSLPEGTTFTETTVRDALRDAMAEEMRKDERVFVMGEEVAQYQGAYKVTRELLQEFGDRRVVDTPITEHGFAGLGVGAAFAGLKPIVEFMTFNFAMQAIDQIINSAAKTLYMSGGQMGCPIVFRGPNGAASRVGAQHSQDYSAWYAQIPGLKVIAPYDAADAKGLLKAAIRDPNPVVFLEHELLYGQSFPVPDIDDHIVPIGKAAVKREGTDVTLVAHSRMVGFALQAAERLAEEGISAEVIDLRTLRPLDTDTVIESVKKTNRLVCCEEGWRFMGVGAEIAATVVAEAFDYLDAPPIRVHQKDVPLPYAANLEAMSLPNADDIVAAAKKVCEGAF, translated from the coding sequence ATGTCCGTAGACATCCTAATGCCTGCGCTGTCGCCAACCATGGAAGAGGGCACGCTCTCCAAATGGCTGAAGAAAGAAGGCGATGCCATCAAGTCCGGTGACGTGATCGCCGAAATCGAAACCGACAAAGCGACGATGGAAGTCGAAGCGGTCGATGAGGGCGTCCTCGCAAAGATCGTCGTGCCCGAGGGCACCGAGAATGTGAAGGTCAACGCCGTTATAGCCGTCCTCGCCGAAGATGGTGAGGACGTGTCCAAAGAAGCGTCGTCCAAACCCAAGGAAGAGAAAGCCGAGGCGGCTTCCGAGTCTGAAGAGGTGAAGGAGTCGAAGCAGGCCGTTCCGGAACAGGAAGATCCCAAACCCAAAGCGCCCGAACAGCCCCGCGCTGCAATTGTCAAAGACCCCTCGCTGCCCGAAGGCACCACCTTCACCGAAACGACCGTGCGCGACGCCCTGCGCGACGCGATGGCCGAAGAGATGCGCAAGGATGAGCGCGTCTTCGTCATGGGCGAGGAAGTTGCGCAATATCAGGGCGCCTACAAGGTCACCCGCGAACTGCTCCAGGAATTCGGTGATCGCCGCGTGGTGGATACACCGATCACGGAGCATGGCTTTGCTGGCCTCGGTGTTGGCGCTGCCTTTGCGGGCCTTAAACCCATTGTCGAGTTCATGACCTTCAACTTCGCCATGCAGGCCATCGACCAGATCATCAACTCTGCCGCCAAGACGCTCTATATGTCCGGCGGTCAGATGGGCTGTCCCATCGTGTTCCGCGGCCCCAATGGTGCGGCCAGTCGCGTCGGCGCCCAGCACAGCCAGGACTACTCTGCCTGGTACGCCCAGATCCCCGGCCTCAAAGTCATCGCGCCCTATGACGCGGCTGACGCCAAAGGCCTTCTCAAGGCCGCGATCCGCGACCCCAATCCGGTCGTCTTCCTTGAGCATGAACTCCTCTACGGCCAATCCTTCCCGGTACCCGATATTGACGATCACATCGTCCCCATCGGCAAGGCGGCGGTGAAGCGTGAGGGCACGGATGTCACGCTGGTGGCCCATTCCCGCATGGTCGGCTTTGCGCTTCAGGCGGCCGAGCGCCTCGCCGAAGAAGGCATCAGCGCCGAAGTGATCGACCTGCGCACCCTGCGCCCGCTCGACACTGACACCGTCATAGAGAGCGTGAAGAAAACCAACCGCCTCGTCTGCTGCGAAGAAGGCTGGCGCTTCATGGGCGTCGGCGCAGAAATCGCCGCCACCGTGGTCGCCGAAGCGTTTGACTATCTCGACGCGCCCCCCATCCGCGTCCACCAGAAAGACGTGCCCCTGCCATACGCCGCAAACCTCGAAGCGATGAGCCTTCCGAATGCGGACGACATCGTCGCGGCGGCGAAGAAAGTCTGCGAGGGAGCGTTCTGA
- the rpmF gene encoding 50S ribosomal protein L32 → MAVPKSKKSKSRTRMRRSHDRLAMNTYIEDATSGELRRPHHIDLKTGMYRGKQILEPTDDI, encoded by the coding sequence ATGGCAGTCCCAAAGAGTAAGAAATCGAAATCGCGCACGCGCATGCGCCGCTCGCACGACCGTCTGGCGATGAACACATACATCGAAGACGCGACCTCCGGCGAACTCCGCCGTCCGCACCACATCGACCTGAAAACGGGCATGTACCGCGGTAAGCAGATCCTCGAGCCGACCGACGACATCTAG
- a CDS encoding histidine phosphatase family protein: MSALPGTTGRRRIYLMRHGFVDYTSAAVRAARDPKVATLTERGEQEARAAGVALSEVHFDLALCSGLARTRQTAEFVLAEHPNAPALEEDGRFGELRSGSYMDFHSAEHLAAVMTFTFEQAGEPEAAFLPGGERFADALLRIREALADLLARPDWATALVVAHEVVNRMLLADVIGAPLGASAGFEQDTGCINILDFDLVPAESGQGTKVERGVIKAVNLTPANYLKNGMNLRSLEAIFTRPAEE, translated from the coding sequence ATGAGCGCGCTGCCCGGCACCACCGGGCGGCGGCGCATCTATCTGATGCGGCACGGCTTTGTGGACTATACGTCCGCAGCCGTGCGCGCCGCGCGCGATCCCAAGGTGGCGACATTGACCGAGCGGGGCGAGCAGGAGGCGCGCGCCGCCGGTGTTGCCTTGTCCGAGGTACATTTCGATCTCGCCCTGTGCTCCGGCCTCGCGCGCACGCGCCAGACGGCGGAGTTCGTGCTGGCCGAGCATCCCAACGCGCCCGCCCTGGAGGAGGACGGGCGATTCGGGGAGCTGCGGTCGGGCAGCTATATGGATTTCCACTCGGCCGAACACCTCGCCGCCGTGATGACCTTCACCTTCGAGCAGGCGGGCGAACCGGAAGCGGCGTTCCTGCCTGGCGGCGAGCGATTCGCCGACGCGCTGCTCCGGATTCGCGAGGCTTTGGCAGACCTTCTGGCCCGTCCAGACTGGGCGACAGCGCTGGTGGTCGCACACGAAGTCGTGAACCGGATGCTTCTGGCCGACGTGATCGGCGCGCCGCTGGGCGCCAGCGCGGGCTTCGAGCAGGATACCGGCTGCATCAACATTCTCGATTTCGACCTTGTCCCCGCCGAGAGCGGGCAGGGCACCAAGGTCGAGCGCGGCGTCATCAAGGCGGTGAACCTGACGCCTGCTAACTACCTGAAAAATGGAATGAATTTGCGCAGTCTCGAGGCGATTTTCACCCGGCCAGCCGAAGAGTGA
- the eno gene encoding phosphopyruvate hydratase, which produces MSEIIDIHAREILDSRGNPTIEVDVTLDDGSTGRAAVPSGASTGAYEAHEQRDGDKARYNGKGVLKAVDAVNGEICNELAGMDATEQRLVDTLMIDLDGTENKSRLGANAILGVSLAVAKAAAESSALPLYRYLGGANARILPTPMMNIINGGAHADNPVDIQEFMIMPVSAESISEAVRMGAEVFHALKKTLHDAGHNTNVGDEGGFAPNLASADEAIGFIMKSIEKAGYRPGEDIALALDAASTEFYKNGKYELAGEGKSLSSEQFGQYLADLCGRYPILSIEDGMAEDDWDGWVALTELLGDRVQLVGDDLFVTNPDRLAIGLQKGAANSILVKVNQIGTLSETLDAVELAHLHGYTAVMSHRSGETEDSTIADLAVATNCGQIKTGSLSRSDRIAKYNQLIRIEEELGPIGMYAGLARINAG; this is translated from the coding sequence ATGAGCGAAATCATCGACATTCACGCCCGCGAAATTCTCGACAGTCGCGGCAATCCGACGATCGAAGTCGATGTCACGCTGGACGACGGCTCCACCGGCCGCGCCGCTGTGCCATCGGGCGCTTCGACAGGCGCCTATGAGGCCCACGAGCAGCGCGACGGCGACAAGGCCCGCTATAACGGCAAGGGTGTCCTGAAAGCGGTTGACGCGGTCAATGGCGAGATCTGCAACGAGCTGGCCGGCATGGACGCAACCGAACAGCGCCTCGTCGACACGCTGATGATCGACCTGGACGGCACCGAGAACAAATCCCGCCTCGGCGCCAATGCCATTCTCGGCGTGTCGCTGGCCGTGGCCAAGGCAGCTGCCGAATCGTCTGCCCTGCCGCTCTACCGCTATCTGGGCGGCGCCAATGCTCGCATCCTGCCGACCCCGATGATGAACATCATCAATGGCGGCGCGCACGCGGACAACCCGGTCGACATCCAGGAATTCATGATCATGCCGGTCAGCGCCGAGAGCATCTCGGAAGCCGTCCGCATGGGCGCAGAAGTGTTCCACGCGCTGAAGAAGACGCTGCATGACGCTGGCCACAACACCAATGTCGGCGACGAAGGCGGCTTCGCGCCAAACCTTGCCTCGGCCGACGAAGCCATCGGCTTCATCATGAAATCCATCGAGAAGGCAGGCTATCGCCCCGGCGAAGACATCGCGCTTGCCCTCGATGCCGCCTCCACCGAGTTCTACAAGAACGGCAAGTATGAGCTGGCCGGCGAGGGCAAGTCGCTCTCGTCCGAACAGTTCGGCCAATACCTGGCAGACCTCTGCGGCCGGTACCCGATTCTCTCCATCGAAGACGGCATGGCCGAAGACGATTGGGATGGCTGGGTCGCGCTGACCGAGCTCCTCGGCGACCGGGTTCAGCTCGTTGGCGACGATCTCTTCGTCACCAATCCTGACCGCCTTGCCATCGGCCTGCAAAAGGGCGCTGCCAACTCCATCCTCGTGAAGGTCAACCAGATCGGCACGCTGTCGGAAACGCTGGACGCGGTCGAACTGGCTCACCTGCACGGCTACACGGCCGTCATGTCCCACCGTTCGGGCGAAACCGAGGATTCGACGATTGCCGACCTCGCCGTGGCCACCAATTGCGGCCAGATCAAAACCGGCTCGCTCAGCCGGTCTGACCGGATCGCGAAATACAACCAGTTGATTCGGATCGAGGAAGAACTCGGCCCTATTGGCATGTATGCCGGCCTCGCGCGCATCAATGCGGGCTGA